Proteins found in one Halobaculum sp. MBLA0147 genomic segment:
- a CDS encoding type II toxin-antitoxin system PemK/MazF family toxin, which translates to MTAFEDLERGDVVWASDPLSEKGRPVLVVGTPRFPGHGVQLITVLLSTKTYHEDSITLRDDDYEGEPLGERSHVLPWSLATLTSAADVEHHLTALVDDRVEDVTDQLRRYVSG; encoded by the coding sequence GTGACGGCGTTCGAGGATCTAGAGCGCGGTGACGTCGTCTGGGCGAGTGACCCGCTCTCGGAGAAAGGACGTCCAGTGCTCGTGGTGGGTACTCCTCGGTTCCCGGGCCACGGTGTCCAACTCATCACTGTCCTGCTCTCTACGAAGACGTACCACGAGGACTCGATCACGCTCCGCGACGACGACTACGAGGGTGAGCCACTCGGGGAACGAAGTCACGTTCTCCCGTGGTCGTTGGCGACACTCACCAGTGCTGCGGACGTCGAACACCACCTCACTGCGCTCGTCGACGACCGCGTCGAAGACGTGACAGACCAGTTGCGTCGGTACGTCTCCGGCTGA
- a CDS encoding DUF5790 family protein: MGQTTFDDDELLGEAASETREDVRAHLEEATAALPTADAIWETDADNVLGALNGLRSALDTEDAAASLRQARKQYLLGEQAGAFDEDDELGEELDEAAELLATLEEAREQVGELTSTVPQLRSQLEDAASAGAEADAADESDGNEAEA, translated from the coding sequence ATGGGACAGACGACATTCGACGACGACGAACTGCTCGGCGAGGCGGCCAGCGAGACGCGCGAGGACGTTCGTGCCCACTTGGAGGAGGCGACGGCGGCGTTGCCGACGGCCGACGCCATCTGGGAGACGGACGCGGACAACGTCTTGGGCGCGCTCAACGGGCTCCGCTCGGCGCTGGACACCGAAGACGCCGCGGCGTCGCTGCGACAGGCACGCAAGCAGTACCTCCTGGGCGAGCAGGCGGGTGCCTTCGACGAGGACGACGAACTCGGCGAGGAGTTGGACGAGGCGGCGGAACTACTGGCGACGCTGGAGGAGGCCCGCGAACAGGTCGGCGAACTCACCAGCACCGTGCCACAGCTCCGGAGTCAGTTGGAGGACGCGGCGTCGGCGGGCGCGGAGGCGGACGCGGCCGACGAGAGTGACGGCAACGAGGCGGAGGCGTAG
- a CDS encoding proteasome subunit beta, translated as MTRNDAGRETHDTARGGDRQRTPAEGEQSLGTTVVGVVASEAVVLASDRRASLGTTVSSKSVEKLVPVGDGAALAFTGSVSGAQDLAATLQSERTLYETRRDTRMSVAALASLTGTEMREQPRGVRHLLGGTDAEGPQLYSFDRGGAALAHPFAADGSGAGTAYGVLEAGFEPELAVDDARSLAAAAVRAATERDLASGNGLCLATIDAGPVEIETFPGYGPADEWQAAPASH; from the coding sequence GTGACACGGAACGACGCGGGTCGCGAGACCCACGACACGGCACGGGGCGGCGACCGGCAGCGAACACCCGCGGAGGGCGAGCAGTCACTCGGCACGACGGTGGTCGGCGTCGTCGCGTCGGAGGCGGTCGTCCTCGCCTCCGACAGACGCGCGAGTCTGGGTACGACGGTGTCGAGCAAGTCCGTCGAGAAGTTAGTCCCGGTCGGTGACGGGGCGGCGCTGGCGTTCACCGGCTCCGTCAGCGGCGCACAGGACCTCGCGGCGACGCTGCAGTCGGAGCGGACACTGTACGAGACGCGCCGCGACACGCGGATGAGCGTCGCCGCGCTGGCGAGTCTGACGGGGACGGAGATGCGCGAACAGCCACGCGGCGTCAGACACCTCCTCGGTGGGACGGACGCGGAGGGGCCACAGTTGTACAGCTTCGACCGCGGCGGCGCGGCGCTGGCGCACCCGTTCGCGGCCGACGGGAGCGGTGCGGGGACGGCCTACGGGGTGTTGGAGGCCGGGTTCGAACCGGAGTTGGCGGTCGACGACGCGCGATCACTCGCGGCTGCGGCGGTCCGTGCCGCGACGGAGCGAGACCTCGCGTCCGGGAACGGCCTCTGTCTCGCGACGATCGACGCCGGTCCCGTCGAGATCGAGACGTTCCCGGGGTACGGGCCGGCCGACGAGTGGCAGGCCGCACCGGCGAGTCACTGA
- a CDS encoding DUF309 domain-containing protein — protein MTDRSDEKPAESAREAGLAAGLALYADGRYHATHDPWEAVWLPLDEPTDSDDEPFFHGLIQVTAAVHHGRTGTHEGASGLAASAREYLAPLTPTHRGVTLGPALDYCRRLAADPVVAERVSPPPLSRGGGPVSYRALSPAALERVVAAVADETEYDASVLTDAATFATRDAAATDRPALSADSGGSADAGDGGAPFASLLVDFLDRPDARPVVFQRLSEHVARRRQAVDDVRGLFE, from the coding sequence GTGACAGACCGTTCGGACGAGAAGCCGGCCGAGTCTGCCCGCGAGGCGGGACTCGCGGCCGGGCTCGCGTTGTACGCCGACGGCCGTTACCACGCCACACACGACCCGTGGGAGGCGGTGTGGCTGCCGCTCGACGAGCCGACCGACTCCGACGACGAGCCGTTCTTCCACGGGTTGATCCAGGTGACGGCGGCCGTCCACCACGGTCGCACGGGGACCCACGAGGGTGCGAGCGGCCTCGCGGCGAGCGCTCGCGAGTACCTCGCCCCGCTCACCCCGACACACCGCGGTGTCACACTCGGGCCGGCGCTGGACTACTGCCGTCGGCTCGCGGCGGACCCGGTCGTGGCCGAACGAGTGTCGCCGCCGCCACTCTCCCGCGGAGGAGGTCCCGTGTCGTACCGAGCACTCTCGCCGGCCGCGTTGGAGCGTGTCGTCGCGGCGGTCGCCGACGAGACGGAGTACGACGCGTCCGTGCTGACTGACGCGGCGACGTTCGCGACACGTGACGCGGCGGCGACCGACCGTCCGGCCCTGTCGGCCGACAGTGGTGGGTCGGCCGACGCGGGGGACGGGGGCGCACCGTTCGCGTCGTTGCTCGTCGACTTCCTCGACCGGCCGGACGCGCGTCCCGTCGTGTTCCAGCGACTCTCGGAACACGTCGCGCGCCGTCGGCAGGCGGTCGACGACGTACGCGGACTGTTCGAGTGA
- a CDS encoding CRTAC1 family protein, with product MYPQRRRGAVFADRSDRIAPREAFKGYGVAVTPGADGPCALVAGYGHANRLYSYADGQFRDVTPSALAAPDHHAVGVAAGDVDADGREELYVHDTDAYEGETHDTDLLLDPVDAPTDDPESRWRDLFGLGVNAGRDNFRAGRSVAVVDRYGTGRYGVAVASHGEPLRFYEVGEDGELSDMAEEVGLSVADRGRCLLAGSIVSDRTDLFVGVQDGPNRLFRNDGGHFTEVAAAVGLAAPETNARGVTRADETLVLCSWEGPNCVFSPSADAATGGVDVAPAGEGGGQESGDGERGVRSTPTGRPDGGGFVDRTPAALAEPSRVRTVVAADFDNDGHDELFVNCLGRRNRLFRHHPDGEPTRWEALDPGAASDPDGLGTGAAVADFDGDGVLELLVSHGEVEPQPPALYEPASAGDRWLRVAPTTRHGAPARGATVTLETDRWDRRRTVCAGSGYLCQMEPVAHFGLGEATPRRVTVRWPDGRTATLTDPGVAREHHVEHPGGDAG from the coding sequence ATGTACCCGCAGCGACGACGGGGGGCCGTGTTCGCGGATCGCTCGGACCGGATCGCGCCACGCGAGGCGTTCAAGGGGTACGGCGTCGCCGTCACGCCCGGTGCAGACGGCCCGTGTGCGCTCGTCGCGGGGTACGGTCACGCGAACCGCCTGTACAGCTACGCCGATGGCCAGTTCCGGGACGTGACCCCGAGTGCGCTGGCCGCGCCGGACCACCACGCGGTCGGGGTCGCGGCGGGCGACGTGGACGCCGACGGCCGCGAGGAGCTGTACGTCCACGACACGGACGCCTACGAGGGGGAGACCCACGACACGGACCTACTGCTCGACCCGGTCGACGCGCCCACCGACGACCCCGAGAGTCGCTGGCGCGACCTGTTCGGACTCGGTGTCAACGCCGGCCGGGACAACTTCCGCGCCGGGCGGTCCGTCGCGGTCGTCGACCGGTACGGCACCGGCCGCTACGGCGTCGCCGTCGCGAGTCACGGGGAGCCGCTCCGCTTCTACGAGGTGGGCGAGGACGGGGAGTTGTCCGACATGGCCGAGGAGGTCGGCCTCTCCGTCGCCGACCGCGGCCGGTGTCTGCTCGCCGGGTCGATCGTCTCCGACCGGACGGACCTGTTCGTCGGCGTCCAAGACGGGCCGAACAGACTGTTCCGCAACGACGGCGGTCACTTCACCGAGGTCGCCGCCGCGGTGGGACTCGCGGCTCCCGAGACGAACGCCCGTGGGGTCACTCGCGCCGACGAGACGCTCGTGCTCTGCTCGTGGGAGGGGCCCAACTGCGTGTTCTCGCCGTCCGCTGACGCGGCGACCGGTGGTGTCGACGTGGCTCCGGCGGGCGAAGGCGGCGGCCAGGAGTCGGGCGACGGCGAGCGGGGGGTGCGATCGACACCCACCGGACGGCCGGACGGCGGGGGGTTCGTCGACCGCACGCCGGCGGCGCTCGCGGAGCCGTCTCGCGTGCGGACGGTGGTCGCGGCGGACTTCGACAACGACGGGCACGACGAACTGTTCGTCAACTGTCTCGGTCGTCGGAACCGGCTGTTCAGGCACCACCCGGACGGAGAGCCGACACGCTGGGAGGCGCTCGACCCCGGTGCGGCGTCGGACCCGGACGGACTCGGCACCGGCGCGGCGGTCGCGGACTTCGACGGAGACGGCGTGCTCGAACTGCTCGTCTCCCACGGCGAGGTGGAGCCACAGCCCCCCGCGCTGTACGAGCCGGCGTCCGCCGGAGACCGCTGGCTGCGCGTCGCGCCGACCACGCGCCACGGTGCACCCGCACGCGGTGCGACGGTGACGTTGGAGACGGATCGGTGGGACCGTCGACGGACGGTGTGTGCGGGGTCGGGCTACCTCTGTCAGATGGAGCCGGTCGCTCACTTCGGACTCGGCGAGGCGACGCCGCGGCGGGTGACCGTCCGCTGGCCCGACGGCCGGACGGCGACGCTGACGGACCCCGGCGTCGCACGCGAACACCACGTCGAACACCCCGGAGGTGACGCGGGGTGA
- a CDS encoding dihydroneopterin aldolase family protein, protein MVTDPQQACFEAGIKFGSLYHQFAGTPVSPDSTRSLETAIAESIENQPHCESVTVAIDDAAVAADIDHENGYTELSGHLMEVEMRIGYEAVTVDTRMEMEDGYPLMKLVSVVEGGRGE, encoded by the coding sequence ATGGTCACCGATCCACAGCAGGCCTGTTTCGAGGCCGGGATCAAGTTCGGTTCACTGTACCACCAGTTCGCCGGGACGCCGGTCTCGCCGGACAGCACGCGCTCGCTGGAGACGGCCATCGCGGAGTCCATCGAGAACCAGCCGCACTGCGAGTCGGTGACGGTCGCCATCGACGACGCGGCGGTCGCGGCCGACATCGACCACGAGAACGGCTACACGGAGTTGTCTGGTCACCTGATGGAGGTCGAGATGCGGATCGGCTACGAGGCCGTCACCGTCGACACGCGGATGGAGATGGAGGACGGCTACCCGCTGATGAAACTCGTCTCCGTCGTCGAAGGCGGTCGGGGCGAGTAG
- the azf gene encoding NAD-dependent glucose-6-phosphate dehydrogenase Azf, producing the protein MEDPVLLTGAGGRVGRAILDGIGDEYDWRLYDLEPPAPGTLPDGVSDDDVYVGDVTDREALREAVEGVGAVVHLAGDPRPNAPWDSVLANNVDGTHAVFETAAAAGVEKVAFASSNHAVGAYETDERTPELYRTDDDYRLDGTELPRPSNEYGVSKATGEVIGRYFHDHTDLSVVCVRIGNLTEDHPPVEYERGQAMWLSHRDCAHLFDRCLQAEYDFEIVYGISDNERKYYSIDRAREVLGYEPRDDSAAYTFDGEPLE; encoded by the coding sequence ATGGAGGACCCGGTGCTGTTGACGGGAGCCGGCGGGCGCGTCGGCCGGGCGATCCTCGACGGGATCGGCGACGAGTACGACTGGCGACTGTACGACCTCGAGCCACCCGCGCCGGGCACGCTCCCGGACGGGGTGAGCGACGACGACGTGTACGTCGGCGACGTGACCGACCGCGAGGCGTTGCGCGAGGCAGTCGAGGGCGTCGGCGCGGTGGTCCACCTCGCGGGTGACCCGCGGCCGAACGCGCCGTGGGACTCCGTGTTGGCGAACAACGTCGACGGCACTCACGCGGTGTTCGAGACCGCCGCCGCGGCCGGCGTCGAGAAGGTGGCGTTCGCCTCCTCGAACCACGCCGTCGGCGCCTACGAGACGGACGAGCGGACCCCAGAGCTGTACCGGACGGACGACGACTACCGACTCGACGGGACGGAACTCCCTCGCCCGTCGAACGAGTACGGCGTCTCGAAGGCGACGGGCGAGGTGATCGGCCGCTACTTCCACGATCACACCGACCTCTCGGTCGTCTGTGTTCGGATCGGCAACCTCACCGAGGACCACCCGCCGGTGGAGTACGAGCGCGGGCAGGCGATGTGGCTCTCGCACCGCGACTGTGCCCACCTGTTCGACCGCTGTCTGCAGGCGGAGTACGACTTCGAGATCGTCTACGGCATCTCCGACAACGAACGCAAGTACTACTCCATCGACCGAGCCCGGGAGGTGCTCGGCTACGAGCCACGCGACGACTCCGCGGCGTACACCTTCGACGGCGAACCGCTGGAGTGA
- a CDS encoding ABC transporter ATP-binding protein encodes MSGESGNSNVELLASRVERPIPTLLREYCRRYLPYLFVSLFTLLVGRALYQLPPVIVGVLFDSVLTGGENYTLPLVPAAWIPTTRLDQFLLSVGVILGAYTVGTTVQVVGGWAKSWVAYEVQHDLRTDAYAEAQRLSFDFHDTEGTGRVLSVLNNDVNAVEQFFSGTLQRVANTVFLLAVIAGYMLLLSWQLTVLVLVVPVLVFATNHAYSRFVEPRHREIRGRVADITAEIEDNVNGIDVLKTYTREQEERERITEVSDEYRDANWAVSKVEILTNQWSAYTVNLGYIVILGVGGFWVLRGPPGPFTAELSAGTVLTFLLYTNRLQWPLSQITSIVDEFQQTKATVSRVLGIVNHSPSVANRDGAHELTSVSGAVSFDEVTFTYPDAEEPALRDVSLDVDPGDTVGIVGPTGSGKSTLVKLLVRFYDVEGGTVSVDGHDVRDVTIRSLRRHVGYVGQSPFLFDTSVAENIAYSDPTVDREEVVTAAKRAGAHEFVTDLPDGYDTQVGSEGAKLSGGQRQRISIARAILSDPEILVLDEATSHVDNETKTTIQRNLASLTADRTTLTIAHNLSTVRGADEIAVLEDGEIVERGSHDELADNGGLYERLWETHTGEVILESRGRV; translated from the coding sequence GTGAGCGGAGAAAGCGGTAATTCGAACGTCGAACTGCTCGCGTCGAGAGTCGAGCGTCCGATACCGACACTCCTGCGAGAGTACTGTCGACGGTACCTCCCGTACCTGTTCGTGAGTCTGTTCACACTGTTGGTCGGCCGTGCCCTGTACCAACTGCCACCGGTGATCGTCGGTGTGTTGTTCGACAGCGTGTTGACGGGCGGCGAGAACTACACGCTCCCGCTCGTCCCGGCAGCGTGGATCCCGACGACCCGCCTCGACCAGTTCCTGTTGTCCGTAGGAGTGATCCTCGGGGCGTACACGGTTGGGACGACCGTACAAGTGGTCGGTGGCTGGGCGAAGTCGTGGGTCGCCTACGAGGTTCAACACGACCTCCGGACGGACGCGTACGCCGAGGCACAACGGTTGTCGTTCGACTTCCACGACACGGAGGGAACGGGACGCGTCCTGAGTGTCCTCAACAACGACGTCAACGCGGTAGAACAGTTCTTCAGCGGGACGCTCCAACGAGTGGCGAACACGGTGTTCCTGCTCGCGGTGATCGCCGGGTACATGCTCCTGCTCAGTTGGCAGTTGACGGTACTCGTCCTCGTCGTGCCGGTGTTGGTGTTCGCGACCAACCACGCGTACTCGCGGTTCGTCGAGCCACGACACCGAGAGATACGGGGCAGGGTCGCCGACATCACCGCCGAGATCGAGGACAACGTCAACGGGATCGACGTACTGAAGACCTACACCCGCGAGCAAGAGGAACGAGAACGGATCACCGAGGTCTCGGACGAGTACCGCGACGCGAACTGGGCAGTCTCGAAGGTGGAGATTCTGACCAACCAGTGGTCCGCGTACACGGTCAACCTGGGGTACATCGTGATCTTGGGTGTCGGCGGGTTCTGGGTACTCCGCGGTCCCCCGGGACCGTTCACGGCGGAACTCTCGGCGGGGACGGTGTTGACATTCCTGCTGTACACGAACCGGCTACAGTGGCCGCTGAGCCAGATCACCTCGATCGTAGACGAGTTCCAGCAGACGAAGGCGACCGTCTCCCGAGTGCTCGGGATCGTGAATCACTCGCCGTCCGTCGCGAACAGGGACGGTGCCCACGAACTCACGTCGGTGAGCGGTGCAGTCTCGTTCGACGAGGTCACGTTCACCTACCCCGACGCCGAGGAGCCGGCGCTTCGAGACGTGTCCCTCGACGTCGATCCCGGTGATACCGTCGGCATCGTCGGTCCGACTGGGTCCGGAAAGTCGACGCTGGTGAAGCTGCTCGTGCGCTTCTACGACGTCGAGGGAGGGACCGTGAGCGTCGACGGACACGACGTGCGAGACGTGACGATCCGGAGCCTCCGACGACACGTCGGCTACGTCGGCCAGTCGCCGTTCCTGTTCGACACGTCTGTCGCCGAGAACATCGCGTACAGTGATCCGACCGTCGACAGAGAGGAGGTCGTCACCGCCGCGAAGCGGGCGGGCGCACACGAGTTCGTCACCGATCTCCCCGACGGGTACGACACCCAGGTCGGCAGCGAGGGTGCGAAGCTGTCTGGCGGACAGCGACAGCGGATCAGCATCGCTCGTGCGATTCTGAGCGACCCCGAGATTCTCGTCCTCGACGAGGCGACCAGTCACGTCGACAACGAGACGAAGACGACGATCCAACGGAACCTCGCCTCGCTGACTGCCGACCGCACGACACTCACTATCGCACACAACCTGTCGACCGTCCGAGGGGCAGACGAGATCGCCGTACTGGAAGACGGAGAGATCGTCGAACGTGGCTCCCACGACGAGCTCGCGGACAACGGCGGACTGTACGAGCGGCTGTGGGAGACCCACACCGGGGAAGTTATTCTCGAGTCTCGTGGTAGAGTATAG
- a CDS encoding ArsR family transcriptional regulator, producing MTRTETGEDSETETTAASGETGTAAASGEAETTAASGETGTAAASGETETTAGERETTPADDAFAALSDETRLAAVSAVAAADEPPTFTDLFEASDADTSAGFAYHLRQLTDRYLRKDPETERYELTYAGRAVARALDAGTFTERVDRAPTGVDGDCPVCGASALAAAVVDNVVAVACRDCETDLLALPFPPGGVRERDTADVVEAFDAYHRRRVALAADGVCPDCAGVVDGAIDLVETPALPGEEPRPLVAAGCESCGFHLRVPVSLTVVEHPAVVALFDRHGESVRNRPVWNLGPEWHETVLSTEPPAVAVTVSLGEDRVRLLVGDGPTVVDVERDEGAERDERDEGAERDERDERAERDERDERAERDEGAEGSERVDGEVASERDGEKRSGDDGGEESSAPVGGGGASASDGADPSASDSERSSAPPDASQ from the coding sequence GTGACTCGCACCGAGACAGGCGAAGACTCGGAGACGGAGACGACGGCAGCGAGTGGTGAGACGGGGACAGCGGCAGCGAGTGGTGAGGCGGAGACGACGGCAGCGAGTGGTGAGACGGGGACAGCGGCAGCGAGTGGTGAGACGGAGACGACGGCAGGAGAACGAGAGACGACACCGGCCGACGACGCCTTCGCGGCGCTGTCCGACGAGACCCGACTGGCGGCGGTGAGCGCCGTCGCCGCCGCCGACGAGCCGCCGACGTTCACGGACCTGTTCGAGGCGAGCGACGCCGACACCTCGGCCGGCTTCGCGTACCACCTCCGGCAGTTGACCGACCGCTACCTCCGGAAGGACCCCGAGACGGAGCGGTACGAACTCACCTACGCCGGCCGGGCCGTCGCTCGCGCGCTCGACGCCGGGACGTTCACCGAGCGCGTGGACCGCGCGCCGACCGGTGTCGACGGCGACTGTCCGGTGTGTGGCGCGAGTGCGCTCGCCGCCGCGGTCGTGGACAACGTCGTCGCCGTCGCGTGTCGCGACTGCGAGACGGATCTGCTCGCGTTGCCGTTCCCGCCGGGTGGCGTCCGAGAGCGGGACACCGCCGACGTGGTCGAGGCCTTCGACGCCTACCACCGCCGGCGAGTCGCGCTCGCGGCCGACGGCGTCTGTCCGGACTGTGCCGGCGTCGTCGACGGGGCGATCGACCTGGTCGAGACGCCGGCACTCCCGGGCGAGGAACCACGCCCGCTGGTCGCCGCGGGCTGTGAGAGTTGTGGGTTCCACCTCCGTGTGCCGGTGTCGCTGACGGTGGTCGAGCACCCGGCCGTCGTCGCCCTCTTCGACCGGCACGGGGAGTCCGTCCGCAACCGCCCGGTGTGGAACCTGGGCCCGGAGTGGCACGAGACCGTCCTCTCGACGGAGCCGCCGGCCGTCGCCGTGACGGTCTCCCTGGGCGAGGACCGCGTCCGTCTGTTGGTCGGCGACGGCCCGACCGTCGTCGACGTCGAGCGCGACGAGGGCGCCGAGCGTGACGAGCGCGACGAGGGCGCCGAGCGTGACGAGCGCGACGAGCGCGCCGAGCGTGACGAGCGCGACGAGCGCGCCGAGCGTGACGAGGGCGCCGAGGGCAGCGAGCGCGTCGACGGGGAGGTGGCGTCGGAGAGAGACGGCGAGAAGCGGTCGGGAGACGACGGCGGGGAGGAGTCGTCCGCACCCGTCGGCGGTGGAGGGGCGTCGGCGTCAGACGGCGCGGACCCGTCCGCGTCCGACAGCGAGAGGTCGTCCGCACCTCCCGACGCGTCTCAGTGA
- a CDS encoding DUF2391 domain-containing protein: MAPTHDDGDAHPDEPATDRLRPGDASAESTGTTEDAQTGSDGTTGDAPTGSEDVTASDDAAAVEADADAILAELDALASSAAVADSAAARSRVRRTRALARRLRERAAARPTVGAFDRSDAAEALLGSTLLGIPMAVEGGTTEVGLFLAAHPAALVATLVGAVGLVTGVIYVADIREVGVEDPVAGVVPRRLLGVVTVSGVTATAMLTAWGRVSWAEPVTALAVVVVAFVPMSLGAALGDLLPEDDRPGE, translated from the coding sequence GTGGCACCGACCCACGACGACGGTGACGCCCACCCCGACGAGCCCGCCACGGACCGGCTGCGACCCGGCGACGCGTCCGCAGAGTCGACCGGCACGACGGAGGACGCGCAGACCGGCTCCGACGGCACGACGGGAGACGCGCCGACCGGCTCCGAGGACGTGACGGCGAGTGACGACGCCGCGGCCGTTGAGGCGGACGCGGACGCCATCCTCGCAGAGTTGGACGCACTGGCGTCGTCTGCGGCCGTGGCGGACTCCGCGGCCGCTCGCTCGCGTGTCCGCAGGACGCGGGCGCTCGCTCGCCGCCTCCGCGAACGTGCCGCCGCTCGCCCGACCGTCGGTGCGTTCGACCGCAGCGACGCCGCCGAGGCGCTGCTCGGGAGCACGCTGCTCGGCATCCCGATGGCCGTCGAGGGCGGGACCACGGAGGTCGGACTGTTCCTCGCCGCACACCCGGCGGCGTTGGTCGCGACGCTCGTCGGCGCCGTCGGGCTGGTGACCGGCGTGATCTACGTCGCGGACATCCGCGAGGTCGGCGTCGAGGACCCCGTCGCCGGGGTCGTCCCGCGGCGGCTCCTCGGCGTCGTGACCGTCTCGGGCGTCACCGCGACTGCGATGCTCACCGCGTGGGGTCGCGTCTCGTGGGCCGAGCCGGTCACCGCTCTCGCCGTCGTCGTGGTCGCGTTCGTCCCGATGTCACTCGGTGCGGCGCTCGGCGACCTGTTGCCCGAGGACGACCGACCCGGCGAGTGA
- a CDS encoding MarR family transcriptional regulator encodes MSSGSIDIDEFEDADAGDFEERTDAERIVVFLDEHDDRAWTAGSIAERLGLQTDVVGALLSRLEERGLVRHKRPYWAITDDEERLHSAYRLHRHHESADRQYGEERLENLETDEMEDVQ; translated from the coding sequence ATGTCGAGCGGCAGTATCGACATCGACGAGTTCGAAGACGCCGACGCGGGCGACTTCGAGGAGCGGACCGACGCCGAGCGGATCGTGGTGTTCCTCGACGAGCACGACGACCGTGCGTGGACGGCGGGGTCGATCGCCGAGCGGCTCGGTCTGCAGACGGATGTCGTCGGTGCACTCCTCTCACGGCTGGAGGAACGAGGACTCGTCCGACACAAGCGACCGTACTGGGCGATCACGGACGACGAGGAACGGCTCCACTCCGCCTATCGGCTCCACCGACACCACGAGAGTGCAGACCGACAGTACGGTGAGGAACGTCTCGAGAACCTCGAGACCGACGAGATGGAGGACGTGCAGTGA
- a CDS encoding PQQ-binding-like beta-propeller repeat protein produces the protein MRSYSRRDLLATVGAAVATTGVVGATRPSGETAEPRGRTTDRTAATAPPASGAPLYRYDATNTGVIDATGPTAPPTQLWRRRFDAGVYGPPAVVEDTCYVTTGDGRLRALDATTGERSWSVRAADRLLTTPAVGTTGVHLCNENRVVRSVTTAEGSDRWRVGDRFRGGGQTPPTLANGLVIGAGGDGRVFAFDTETGRADWVVTLPRIVTRPLATDGRRVYVPLDERLVAVDARRAGEPSDSSDEDGGGDSDGPTGPAVRSTSWGLGTDAPVRSGVAVGGGLVHVGTADELLAVRRESGEPRWRVETDSPVVGAPALTELLTVAATAGGAVVGLDPEVGAVRWRTALDGRVERGPVVADETVHVVRTDGTVVALSFDGTVQWRLDHDATVSTTPVVLDDRLYLADWDGTLTAYGSGN, from the coding sequence ATGCGGTCGTACTCGCGCCGGGATCTGTTGGCGACCGTGGGTGCCGCAGTCGCCACCACCGGTGTCGTCGGGGCGACGCGACCGAGTGGCGAGACGGCAGAGCCGCGCGGGCGAACGACCGACCGCACCGCCGCGACGGCCCCACCGGCATCGGGCGCACCACTGTACCGCTACGACGCCACGAACACCGGCGTCATCGACGCGACTGGACCGACGGCACCACCGACGCAGCTGTGGCGCCGTCGCTTCGACGCGGGCGTGTACGGACCGCCCGCCGTCGTCGAGGACACCTGCTACGTGACGACCGGCGACGGTCGACTCCGCGCGCTCGACGCGACGACCGGAGAGCGGTCGTGGTCCGTTCGAGCCGCCGACAGACTGCTCACGACGCCGGCGGTCGGAACGACGGGTGTCCACCTCTGTAACGAGAACCGCGTCGTGCGCTCCGTGACCACCGCCGAGGGGAGCGACCGGTGGCGCGTCGGCGACCGCTTCCGCGGCGGGGGACAGACCCCGCCGACACTCGCGAACGGACTCGTGATCGGTGCGGGCGGCGACGGGCGCGTGTTCGCCTTCGACACCGAGACGGGTCGCGCCGACTGGGTGGTGACACTCCCACGGATCGTCACACGGCCGCTGGCGACCGACGGGCGGCGCGTCTACGTCCCACTCGACGAGCGACTGGTCGCGGTGGACGCACGCCGTGCCGGCGAACCGAGCGACTCGAGTGACGAGGACGGTGGCGGCGACTCGGACGGCCCGACGGGGCCAGCGGTCAGATCGACGAGCTGGGGACTCGGAACGGACGCACCCGTCCGCTCGGGTGTCGCGGTCGGCGGCGGACTGGTCCACGTCGGGACCGCCGACGAGTTGCTCGCCGTCCGGCGTGAGAGTGGGGAGCCACGGTGGCGGGTCGAGACCGACAGCCCCGTCGTCGGTGCACCGGCACTCACCGAGCTACTGACCGTCGCCGCTACGGCCGGCGGAGCGGTCGTCGGGCTCGACCCGGAGGTCGGAGCGGTTCGGTGGCGAACGGCGCTCGACGGTCGCGTCGAACGGGGGCCGGTCGTCGCAGACGAGACGGTCCACGTCGTCCGGACCGACGGCACCGTCGTCGCACTCTCGTTCGACGGGACGGTCCAGTGGCGGCTCGATCACGACGCCACCGTCTCGACGACCCCAGTCGTACTGGACGACCGGCTCTACCTCGCGGACTGGGACGGTACGCTCACCGCCTACGGCTCCGGAAACTGA